In Phaseolus vulgaris cultivar G19833 chromosome 10, P. vulgaris v2.0, whole genome shotgun sequence, a single genomic region encodes these proteins:
- the LOC137818703 gene encoding uncharacterized protein — MEKVKVLVVGGTGYLGQHLLQAYAHAIPNANGNSFAFDLAFTHHSSPPPRPLLDAIPSSIYFQVDLKTGVGFEAISNTFGQPDVVVNCAAISVPRACEIDPATAHAINVPSSLVQWLRSFEKRTTLLIHLSTDQVYEGEKSFYKEDDIAVPVNVYGKTKVAAEQFISENFPNFAILRSSIIYGPQTISPVPKSLPIQWIDGTLAKGEEVQFFHDEFRCPIYVKDLVAIILALTSQWISEGKQMQLLLNVGGADRVSRVQMAEAVAQFRGYNTSLIKPVSASSVDRGVKSPADISMDISRLVQTLKIHPVSFKDGVRSTFATEARQ, encoded by the exons ATGGAAAAGGTGAAGGTTTTGGTGGTGGGAGGAACAGGGTACTTGGGTCAGCATCTGCTACAAGCCTATGCTCATGCCATTCCCAATGCCAATGGAAATTCTTTTGCTTTCGATCTCGCTTTCACCCACCACTCCTCTCCTCCTCCTCGCCCTCTCTTGGATGCCATTCCTTCCTCCATTTATTTCCAAGTAGATTTGAAAACTGGCGTTGGATTTGAAGCCATTTCCAACACTTTTGGCCAG CCTGATGTGGTTGTCAATTGTGCTGCCATCTCAGTTCCTCGTGCATGTGAAATTGATCCTGCTACCGCACATGCTATTAACGTGCCATCATCTCTTGTCCAATGGTTGCGAAGCTTTGAAAAGAGAACTACTCTTCTCATTCATCTTTCCACAGATCAAG TTTATGAAGGGGAGAAGTCCTTTTACAAGGAGGATGACATTGCTGTTCCAGTAAATGTTTATGGAAAAACTAAAGTGGCAGCAGAGCAGTTCATTTCAGAAAATTTTCCAAACTTTGCAATTTTGAGAAGCAGTATCATCTATGGGCCACAAACAATCTCGCCAGTTCCCAAATCTCTCCCTATTCAG TGGATTGATGGTACCCTTGCTAAAGGAGAAGAAGTTCAGTTCTTTCATGATGAATTCCGCTGTCCAATTTATGTTAAGGATCTTGTAGCTATCATACTAGCTTTAACTAGCCAATGGATTTCAG AGGGCAAGCAAATGCAATTGTTACTTAATGTTGGTGGAGCTGATAGGGTTTCACGTGTTCAAATGGCTGAGGCTGTTGCACAATTTAGAGGGTATAATACATCCTTAATCAAACCAGTGTCTGCCTCTTCG GTTGATCGAGGTGTGAAGTCCCCAGCTGACATATCTATGGATATCTCTAGATTGGTTCAAACCCTAAAAATTCATCCTGTTTCATTTAAAGATGGCGTGAGATCAACATTTGCAACCGAAGCTAGGCAATGA